A single candidate division WOR-3 bacterium DNA region contains:
- a CDS encoding serine/threonine-protein phosphatase, translating into MSRINLNYKSVKGSKTSRNEDVFTWVSVENQNDLERKGALFIVVDGFGGRSDAPVSSEYVAREIIEKFYTDETSRTTKERLVQTLKEINGKFYRDWKERNDRKGVGASVSILVVKSHSVSVANIGDSKVYLLRDRTLKMVSKDFSWSAEQDKGQGKDRTMRNILTGSVGSRPVIEPEVFSVNIKQGDLFLMTSDGVTDFIDDGEIREACLYRYSEELPGVIISTAVKGGSDDDATAAVIKFSEVPVQHSDVPERRLTLTLNSEDELEPIQTDDETTEAHPDEYAADETGKKPRTEKENRKKTKKERSFNIKILYALIPFVLLILAVIFNPFNFLQRKKPVTNGTVNQGDNSQNIVNSSASSDSFYRIDIVNVSKIAGTATKAQILISNGIDSIFDSLAPGVSYAILNGYGTDTFISSLNLFSVPENSVNSMKILDLFEAIFPDSLAPTVRTLHLVIETGDDLVNTGNFLPDTSALEDFDIDTLNVCIITRYPDDTLATRLFRSLDKAMINRTPIRIVAVIESPDTAQKNQTRILSSEKNLRIARSLAHSMGLRDDFYVWNDSTSRFIFLLNKNLAAFIQ; encoded by the coding sequence ATGAGCAGAATAAATTTAAATTACAAAAGTGTTAAAGGGTCCAAAACTTCGCGGAATGAAGACGTTTTTACCTGGGTTTCGGTTGAAAACCAGAACGACTTGGAAAGAAAAGGCGCTCTTTTTATTGTAGTGGACGGCTTTGGAGGAAGAAGTGACGCTCCCGTCTCTTCTGAATACGTCGCAAGGGAAATTATTGAAAAATTTTACACTGACGAAACAAGCAGAACGACTAAAGAACGGCTTGTTCAGACTCTGAAGGAAATAAACGGCAAGTTTTACAGGGATTGGAAGGAAAGAAACGACAGAAAAGGAGTCGGCGCTTCTGTGTCTATTCTTGTCGTCAAAAGTCATTCGGTTTCTGTCGCCAATATCGGCGATTCCAAAGTTTATCTTTTGAGAGACAGAACGCTGAAAATGGTGTCCAAAGATTTCAGCTGGTCAGCCGAACAGGATAAAGGACAGGGCAAAGACCGGACCATGAGAAATATTCTGACAGGCTCTGTCGGCTCAAGGCCTGTCATCGAACCGGAGGTTTTTTCTGTCAACATAAAACAGGGAGACCTGTTTTTAATGACCTCGGACGGAGTGACGGATTTCATTGACGACGGAGAGATAAGGGAAGCTTGTCTGTACAGATATTCCGAAGAGCTCCCCGGAGTGATCATTTCTACCGCCGTCAAAGGAGGGTCTGACGACGACGCTACAGCGGCGGTGATAAAATTCAGCGAGGTCCCTGTCCAGCATTCAGACGTCCCGGAAAGAAGGTTGACTTTAACCTTAAACAGTGAAGACGAACTGGAACCGATCCAAACCGACGATGAAACAACCGAAGCCCATCCGGATGAGTATGCTGCAGACGAAACGGGAAAAAAACCTCGTACGGAAAAAGAAAACAGAAAGAAGACGAAAAAGGAGAGAAGTTTCAATATAAAGATTCTTTACGCACTCATACCGTTTGTTCTTCTCATTCTGGCAGTCATATTCAATCCTTTCAATTTCCTTCAGAGAAAAAAACCTGTGACGAACGGCACGGTGAATCAGGGGGACAATTCACAAAACATTGTAAATTCATCCGCCTCGAGCGATTCGTTTTACAGGATTGATATTGTAAATGTGTCAAAGATAGCAGGAACGGCGACGAAAGCGCAGATACTGATTTCAAACGGCATCGATTCAATTTTCGACAGTTTGGCTCCCGGTGTGAGTTATGCAATATTGAACGGCTACGGCACCGACACTTTTATAAGCTCGCTGAATCTCTTTTCAGTGCCTGAAAATTCGGTTAATTCCATGAAAATTCTGGATCTGTTTGAAGCCATTTTTCCTGATTCACTGGCGCCGACTGTAAGGACTTTGCACCTTGTTATCGAGACTGGGGATGATCTAGTAAACACCGGGAATTTCCTGCCCGACACTTCGGCGCTGGAAGACTTTGACATAGATACATTGAATGTCTGCATCATAACGAGATATCCTGACGACACACTCGCGACAAGGCTTTTCAGGTCGTTGGATAAAGCGATGATAAACAGAACACCGATAAGAATCGTGGCGGTAATTGAATCCCCCGACACAGCTCAGAAAAACCAGACGAGAATACTCTCTTCCGAGAAAAACCTGAGAATAGCCAGATCTCTCGCTCACTCCATGGGGCTCAGAGATGATTTTTATGTATGGAACGACTCGACGAGCAGATTCATATTTTTACTTAACAAAAACCTGGCGGCTTTCATTCAATGA